TTTCCGGCAACGCAGAGCGGATTTTTGCTAAGGCAGCACCCCACCCCGTCTGAATTTTACCCAAAAAAGTCGGCTTTGTAGCCTCTGATGGTTCTTCCAGTTTCACCACCAACCCTTCTAACAGCCCAATTGTCCCTCGCAGAGTTTTGATAGTTTGAGCTTTCAAAAACCCTTGCTCAACATTGGTTTCCAACTGGCTTCCTTCTGATTCCGAGGAAGGCGGCGGTTGTAAATTCGGCGGCTCCTGTGACATCAAATCTCCCTCAAGGGCAACGAATTAGACACAAACTACGATAAATTCTTACGAGTAGCTGTATCTTCAGCCCTAATCTATCATTTCGCGTTTGACTCTAAGCCTCTCGTTTTGAACCAGGTAATATATGACCCTCAAACGTCGCCAGTTTTTATTTTTAAGTAGCCTTAGCGGTCTTGGTTTAGGCTTTCTGGCTAAGATGCTCCTGAATCAGAACGCCGAGAATGCTGATGTTAATTCCGCGATCACCTTTAATCTTGCCCTAGAACCCACAATAGCTAAGTCGTCACCAATCGCCCCAATTCTACGTTTTGTTTCCGTAGCAGATACAGGAACTGGGGCACAAGGTCAGTATGCGGTAGCCAAGGCAATGACTCAATATCGCCGCCAAAACTCATATGATTTCGTACTCTTGGCTGGGGATAACATTTACAACAACGGTGAAATTGAAAAGATTAGTGCGGTGTTTGAGCGTCCTTATCAACCTTTGCTCAAGCAGGGAGTCAAATTCCATGCCTGTTTAGGCAATCATGACATTCGCACCGCCAATGGTGAACCCCAAGTCCGCTATCCGGGCTTTAATATGCAAGGGCGCTACTACACTTTCCGCCGCGATCCAGTGCAATTTTTTGCCTTAGATACCAACTCTAATGCTGACTGGAAGACTCAGCTAGTGTGGTTAGAGCAAGAACTGAGCCGCAGTAATTCATCCTGGAAAATTGTATTTGGTCACCATCCTGTCTATTCATCTGGTCACTACGGCGTAAGCCAAACCTTCATAAAAACCCTAGCTCCCCTGTTTCAGAAGTACGGCGTTCAACTGTATATCAATGGGCATGACCACAATTATGAACGCACGCGCGCCATGAATGGAACAACGTATCTTGTTTGTGGTGCTGGTGCAGGAGTTCGTCCAGTTGGTCGTTCAGCGTGGACAGAGTATTCTGCCAGTCAGTTGAGTTTTGCCGCCTTTGATGTGTATAGCGATCGCATAGAAATTAGCGGCATCGACACCAAAAACCGCGTGTTTGACCAAGGTATTATCCAAATATAAACATTGGGTGATAATCCATACTTTAGCTAGTTTTATTCTGTGAATTAATAACAACCTTTAATAGGAAGTTACCAATAATTCGGAGATTTTTCCCCGCTTATTGGCGTCAGAATTGATTGCCCTAGTTGCTAATATTTCGTGAATTTTAAATTCACTGTATAGTGCTCTAATAAAGGGGCAATCAGAATTAGATAGCATAACCCTCACTCCACGCTCAGCTAGTTTTGCAAATATATCTCTCAACCTAATTTGGTCTGCTTCGTTAAATGAATAACGGCTGTAGGCTGTGAAGTTACTAGTAGAGCTTAATGGATAATAAGGAGGATCAAAGTATACGAAATCTTGAGGACTTTTTGCATAATCCAAAACAGCATCAAAAGGTTTTACTTCAATTCGGGCTAATTGAAGCGCTGCTGATACTGAGTGTAGTAAATCAGGATGGCAAATCTGAGGATTTTTATATTTTCCTACTGGAACATTAAATTTTCCTTGGGAGTTTTCTCGATATAAACCATTGAAACAGGTTTTATTCAAGTAAATCAAACGAGCTGCCTTTTGTAAAGGTGTACCTTCGTTCCATGAGCGCACCTCATAGTAATAGTCTTTATTGTGTCTGGCTTGATGCTCTTTTAGTAGTAAAATTAATTGCTCAACATTATCCCTAATACAACAATAAGTATTAATCAATTCAGAATTAATATCTGT
This window of the Chroococcidiopsis sp. CCMEE 29 genome carries:
- a CDS encoding metallophosphoesterase, with translation MTLKRRQFLFLSSLSGLGLGFLAKMLLNQNAENADVNSAITFNLALEPTIAKSSPIAPILRFVSVADTGTGAQGQYAVAKAMTQYRRQNSYDFVLLAGDNIYNNGEIEKISAVFERPYQPLLKQGVKFHACLGNHDIRTANGEPQVRYPGFNMQGRYYTFRRDPVQFFALDTNSNADWKTQLVWLEQELSRSNSSWKIVFGHHPVYSSGHYGVSQTFIKTLAPLFQKYGVQLYINGHDHNYERTRAMNGTTYLVCGAGAGVRPVGRSAWTEYSASQLSFAAFDVYSDRIEISGIDTKNRVFDQGIIQI
- a CDS encoding DNA adenine methylase, which codes for MLPPHFQPNSPRPFLKWAGGKKQLIAQYFPYFPQKFETYYEPFLGGGAVFFYLFRSRSIFQAVLTDINSELINTYCCIRDNVEQLILLLKEHQARHNKDYYYEVRSWNEGTPLQKAARLIYLNKTCFNGLYRENSQGKFNVPVGKYKNPQICHPDLLHSVSAALQLARIEVKPFDAVLDYAKSPQDFVYFDPPYYPLSSTSNFTAYSRYSFNEADQIRLRDIFAKLAERGVRVMLSNSDCPFIRALYSEFKIHEILATRAINSDANKRGKISELLVTSY